A region of the Helicobacter pylori NQ4053 genome:
GGCGTGCTGTTAGCGGGGGAAATTTTAGCTGAAGCTAAGATTGTGAGTGGGGGCTATGGCACCAAGACTTCCACCTACACTTCGCAAGTGCGTGGAGGGCCCACTAAGGTGGATATTTTGCTAGATAAAGATGAAATTATTTTCCCTTATGCTAAAGAGGGCGAGATTGATTTCATGCTTTCAGTCGCTCAAATCAGCTACAACCAGTTTAAAAGCGATATTAAACAAGGCGGTATCGTTGTCATTGATCCCAATTTGGTAACCCCTACTAAAGAAGACGAAGAAAAGTATCAAATTTATAAAATCCCCATTATCAGCATCGCTAAAGATGAAGTGGGTAACATTATCACGCAATCTGTGGTAGCGTTAGCCATTACCGTGGAGCTGACTAAATGCGTAGAAGAAAATATCGTGCTAGATACTATGCTTAAAAAAGTCCCTGCAAAAGTCGCTGAAACGAACAAAAAAGCCTTTGAAATTGGCAAAAAACATGCTTTAGAAGCTTTGAAAGTTAGGGCTTAATGGCTCTAAACTCTTGTTTTGAATTGATTTTCTTAATAAATTTTTGAGAACTTGATTACGATGGGATCAATATAAGCTCTAAAAAGGGGCTTTGCTTTTTTACCCATTTTAGATTAAGACGCTCGCAAACACCAAAGGCAAAAACACCAATGATTTTTGAAAAGCAAGACTACCAACAAGAGTGTATCTACAATATCATCACGCTTTTAGACGGCTTTGATTTTAAGCGCCACGACGCCTTAAATCTAAAAGATTGTTTAAGTCAATTTCATGCTGCATGTGAAATTCCTGTCAAAAATTTAAGCGGCAAGCTTAATGTTGATATTTTAATGGAGACAGGCACGGGCAAGACTTTCACTTACTTGAATTTAATCTTTGCACTCCACAAGGCTTATGGGCAAAATAAATTCATCATCTTTGTCCCACGAAAAGCCATTTTGGAGTCGGTTAAGCAAAATATCCGCCTTACGAAAGATTATTTTTATTTAGAATTCAAACGCCACCTGAAAACCTACACTTATGAAGGGGTTAAATCGCCAAGCAATATTATCAACCATTACATTAAAAACCAAGATGAACTGAGTGTCTTGCTCCTCACTAACAGCGCGATTGACAAGGGCGAAAAAAACATACTCAATAAAAACAGCGAAAACCTTTTTAACACCAAAAGCATTTTTGAAAATATCGCTGATTTAAAGCCTATTTCTATCATAGACGAGCCGCATTTGCTTAAGGGTGAGGCGTTTGGTAAGTATTTTAGTAAAATAGGCACGCTTTATTTTCGCTTTGGGGCGACTTTTGCCAAAGAAAAAGAGCATGCTTTAAGCAATGTAGCCTTTTGTTTGGATTCAATCAGCGCGTTTAGAAATTACCTTGTCAAACAAGTCCGTGTCCATTCTGTCATGCAAGATGCGCAAAGCCCGTTTTTGCTCAATGCGGATTCAAAAAGCGCAAAAATTGCCTTTTACAAAGCGGGTATTCCTAAACAAATCACGCTTTCAAAGGGAGAGGATTTAGGCAAAATTAACGCTTCTTTTAACGGCGTTAGCTTGGTCAAAACCACCAAAGATAAGGCTTATTTGAGTAATGGCGCTACGCTTGAAAAGACTTCTTATAAACTCGCGCAAGATGAAATCAGCACTCTTTTAGAAAAAGCCATTGACTTGCATTTTGAAAAAGAGGCGTTTTTATTTGACCAAGACATTAAAGCGTTAAGCCTGTTTTTTATCCCAAAAATTGAGGATTTTAGGCAAATTGATAACAAAGGCACGCCCTTTATTAAAACCGAATTTGAAAGGCTTTACAAACTCAAACGCACTTCAATTCTAGCAAAGGAAAATTTATCGCCAAGCTATAGAGAATATTTGAAAAGAGATTTTGATGAGAGCGGTAATTTACGCGTCCATCAAGGCTATTTTAGCGGCGATAGCATAGCGCTCAATAAAGGCAAAAAAGAAAGCAATAAAGAAAATATTGAAGCCAACGACATTAAAATGATTTTAAGCGAAAAAGAAAAACTGCTTTCATTCCAAACGCCTTTGCGTTTTATTTTTAGCGTGTGGGCTTTGCAAGAGGGTTGGGATAATCCAAATATTTTTACCCTTGTTAAACTGGCAAACTCCACCAGCGAAACAAGCCGCCATCAGCAAGTGGGGCGCGGGTTAAGAATTGCGCTTAATCAAGAGGGCAAGCGCATTACGCATGGATTTTTAAAAGGCAATGACAACGCCTTTTATAAAATAAACTACCTTGATATGCTAGTGAGTGGCGAAGAAGTGGGCTTTATGGAGGGTTTGCAAAAAGAGATTGAAGCGAGCAGCTTTATTGGTGGTGGCAGCACGCTAGACAGAGAGATTTTAGCCAATTTAGGGCTTAATGAAAGAAAGATCAATCAATTTTGCGATGCATTAGAAACATTAAACGCCGTAGAATTTGACGAAACAAACAACGCTTACAAAATCATTGCCCCTATTTGCGAGATAATGCAAAACAACGAAGAAAGGATAAAAAGCTTTTTAAGCGATGAAGAATATCACGCCGTTTTAAGCGCCTTTAAAATGGCTGAAGATCCAACCAACAAGCGCGATCAAATTATAAACGCCAATCAGCCTCCAGAAAAAGTCAAAATCCGCCAAAATTTAGCTAAGGAATTTAAAGAGTTATGGCAAACCATCAATGCGCAAAGCCATATAAGCTATCAAAATATCCAAAAAACCAAGCTGATAGAATCTATCGCCAAAGCGTTTAATGAAAGCCATGTGATGTGTGAGGCAATCATTTTTGAAAGCAAAAGGTATGACCCACAAACCAACAGGATCATCACAGAGCAATCAAGCACCCTAAAAATCAAAAACTACGCTAACGCCTTACAAAAAGAAATAAGCGCGCTTCTGCTTGACTTTGCCAAAGATGAGCGCTTACCCTTAAAATTCACGCTTGAACTCTACAACGCTTTAAACAAAGAGCATTTTACAAACTCACCCAAAAAAGCCTTTAAATTGCTTAAAGGCATCATTAAAGATAAATTGCATGAAAACTTGCTTTCTTGCGTGAGTTATGGATTTTGCCAAAACGCCTTTTCTAACACGGCTTTTGATAAAACCGATCCGCTTTATTTTGAAGATGGCTCGCCCAAAAATGAGATTGAAAAACACAAATTAGGCAAATACAAAAGCACGCAAGCTCCAAGCCAAAACTATCTTTATGAGACGATCATTTATGATTCTAAAATTGAAGAAGAAGTGAGTGAAGAGCGGGTGCAAACACTGGAAGGTAAAAGAATAGAAGTTTTTGCCAAGCTCCCTAAATTTAAAATCCCAACGCCTTATAAAAACTATGAGCCTGATTTTGCTTATTTGCTTAAAGATGAAAAGGGTGCAAAAATCTTTTTTGTTTGCGAAACCAAAGGCTATGACAAAGAAAGCGATATCCCACCAGATGAAAAGCGTAAAATGGACTACGCTAAGATCTTTTTTGAAACGCTATCTCAAAATTTAAAGAACGCAAAAAAAGAAATACGAGTCGTTTTTGCCACACGCATTAACAAACAAGATTTATTGAGCGCGCTTAAAAACGCATTAAAGGAAACGCCATGACAGACAAAAATCAAGCCAAAAAAATGGGTATCAACATTATCCAAAGCCAGCAAGAAAATAACCCCCTTTTTGACATGCTTTTAAAGAACTTCCCGCAAACGATAAAAGACGGACAAGTGAGCTTAAGCGCTATCAAAATGCTTTTAGGCTTTAATGAAAGCATGAACGATATCAGCGGCTATGAGCTCACTTGGACGGGAAAAGGGCTTGCCAACGCTCTTTATTCTGAACCTTGCCAAAAACAACTCAAATTACAAGAAAGTTTTACGCCCCAAACTTCAGCCAACAAACACCCCAACAACGCTATTATCATAGGCGACAATCTTGATGCGCTCAAACTTTTAAAATCCGCTTACAGCGAAAAAATCAAAATGATTTACATTGATCCGCCCTACAACACTGGAAACGATGATTTTATTTATCCGGATAATTTCAGGCAAGATTATCAAAAGATTTTAAGGGAAGTGGGTTTAATGGAAATAGATGAAAACGGAAAGGAAAAAGAAAGCGAGAGCTTGAAATTTTTTAAAAACAATCAAGGGAGCAAGACGCATAGTGGTTGGCTCTCTTTCATGCTGCCTCGCCTAAAACTCGCGCGCGATTTGCTTAAAGAAGACGGCGTGATTTTTATCAGCATTGACGATAACGAATGCGCGAATTTAAAAATCTTGTGCGATGAGATTTTTGGGGAGGATAATTTTGTTGGAGACTTTATTAAGCAATCAAAAGTAGGAGGAGGCAGTGACTCTAAATTTATCGTAAAAGAACACGAATATTGTTTGGTTTATGCTAAAAATATAAATTTAACTAATGAAATGTTTTTAAAGCACGATGATGATTATCTCAAAAGATACAAAGAAATAGATGATAAGGGCAGATTTTTTTGGGATACTTTTTCAAGAAGAGGTTTAACAAATCCTATAATATATGAAATTAAAGCACCAGATGGAACTTTAATAAAAGATGGTTGGATTAGAGCAGAAGAAACATTTAAAAAAAATTATCAAGATGGTGAAGTTAGAATTATAAAAATTAAAGATAAATGGAGCGTTCAATTTAAGCAGTATTTAAATTTAAATGGTAGAAAACCCCGTAGTATGACAACTGATTTTGGCGGAAGTATTGAGGGCAAAAATGATATTATCAATTTATTTGATAGCGATAAAATATTTAGCTATCCAAAGTCTATAAAATTTATTTCAACATTACTTAAAACGAGGGCGACATCATCTTAGATTTTTTTGCCGGGAGCGGGACAACCGCGCATGCGGTGATGGAATTAAACGCAGAAGAT
Encoded here:
- a CDS encoding site-specific DNA-methyltransferase, whose protein sequence is MTDKNQAKKMGINIIQSQQENNPLFDMLLKNFPQTIKDGQVSLSAIKMLLGFNESMNDISGYELTWTGKGLANALYSEPCQKQLKLQESFTPQTSANKHPNNAIIIGDNLDALKLLKSAYSEKIKMIYIDPPYNTGNDDFIYPDNFRQDYQKILREVGLMEIDENGKEKESESLKFFKNNQGSKTHSGWLSFMLPRLKLARDLLKEDGVIFISIDDNECANLKILCDEIFGEDNFVGDFIKQSKVGGGSDSKFIVKEHEYCLVYAKNINLTNEMFLKHDDDYLKRYKEIDDKGRFFWDTFSRRGLTNPIIYEIKAPDGTLIKDGWIRAEETFKKNYQDGEVRIIKIKDKWSVQFKQYLNLNGRKPRSMTTDFGGSIEGKNDIINLFDSDKIFSYPKSIKFISTLLKTRATSS
- a CDS encoding 2-oxoacid:acceptor oxidoreductase family protein; this encodes MEAQLRFTGVGGQGVLLAGEILAEAKIVSGGYGTKTSTYTSQVRGGPTKVDILLDKDEIIFPYAKEGEIDFMLSVAQISYNQFKSDIKQGGIVVIDPNLVTPTKEDEEKYQIYKIPIISIAKDEVGNIITQSVVALAITVELTKCVEENIVLDTMLKKVPAKVAETNKKAFEIGKKHALEALKVRA
- a CDS encoding DEAD/DEAH box helicase family protein gives rise to the protein MIFEKQDYQQECIYNIITLLDGFDFKRHDALNLKDCLSQFHAACEIPVKNLSGKLNVDILMETGTGKTFTYLNLIFALHKAYGQNKFIIFVPRKAILESVKQNIRLTKDYFYLEFKRHLKTYTYEGVKSPSNIINHYIKNQDELSVLLLTNSAIDKGEKNILNKNSENLFNTKSIFENIADLKPISIIDEPHLLKGEAFGKYFSKIGTLYFRFGATFAKEKEHALSNVAFCLDSISAFRNYLVKQVRVHSVMQDAQSPFLLNADSKSAKIAFYKAGIPKQITLSKGEDLGKINASFNGVSLVKTTKDKAYLSNGATLEKTSYKLAQDEISTLLEKAIDLHFEKEAFLFDQDIKALSLFFIPKIEDFRQIDNKGTPFIKTEFERLYKLKRTSILAKENLSPSYREYLKRDFDESGNLRVHQGYFSGDSIALNKGKKESNKENIEANDIKMILSEKEKLLSFQTPLRFIFSVWALQEGWDNPNIFTLVKLANSTSETSRHQQVGRGLRIALNQEGKRITHGFLKGNDNAFYKINYLDMLVSGEEVGFMEGLQKEIEASSFIGGGSTLDREILANLGLNERKINQFCDALETLNAVEFDETNNAYKIIAPICEIMQNNEERIKSFLSDEEYHAVLSAFKMAEDPTNKRDQIINANQPPEKVKIRQNLAKEFKELWQTINAQSHISYQNIQKTKLIESIAKAFNESHVMCEAIIFESKRYDPQTNRIITEQSSTLKIKNYANALQKEISALLLDFAKDERLPLKFTLELYNALNKEHFTNSPKKAFKLLKGIIKDKLHENLLSCVSYGFCQNAFSNTAFDKTDPLYFEDGSPKNEIEKHKLGKYKSTQAPSQNYLYETIIYDSKIEEEVSEERVQTLEGKRIEVFAKLPKFKIPTPYKNYEPDFAYLLKDEKGAKIFFVCETKGYDKESDIPPDEKRKMDYAKIFFETLSQNLKNAKKEIRVVFATRINKQDLLSALKNALKETP